One stretch of Miscanthus floridulus cultivar M001 chromosome 18, ASM1932011v1, whole genome shotgun sequence DNA includes these proteins:
- the LOC136520700 gene encoding shikimate kinase 2, chloroplastic-like, with product MEAGAGMAMQSHAAAAVGLRSAILGGREKRARAGSLRVGGPAGAGAKAMAMRTRGTKPVAPLWCVDSADESKHSLADEALLLKRKSEEVLFHLNGQCIYLVGMMGSGKSTVGKILAEVLGYSFFDSDKLVEQAVSMSSVAQIFKVHSEAFFRENGSCALRDLSSMRRLVVATGGAAVIRTINWNYMKKGLSVWLDVPLDALAKRIARVGTASRPLLDQPCDDRYTAAFSKLSMLAEQRGDAYHTAFICAEIAAKQGHGDVSMLTPTNIAIEALLKIGSFVTEDPTTNDLAGNLQADSQSRRIKAL from the exons ATGGAGGCAGGTGCAGGCATGGCGATGCAGTCGCATGCGGCGGCCGCCGTTGGGCTCCGGAGCGCGATCCTCGGCGGCAGGGAGAAGCGGGCGCGGGCTGGGAGCCTGCGGGTCGGAGGACCTGCCGGTGCCGGAGCGAAGGCCATGGCCATGCGGACTCGAGGGACCAAGCCCGTCGCCCCGCTCTGGTGCGTCGATTCAGCTGACGAGAGCAAGCACAGTTTAGCTGACGAGGCCCTGCTATTAAAG AGGAAATCTGAAGAAGTTCTATTCCACTTGAATGGGCAGTGCATTTACCTAGTTG GAATGATGGGCTCTGGAAAAAGTACGGTGGGGAAGATCTTAGCTGAAGTTCTGGGTTATTCATTCTTTGATAGTGATAAGTTGGTAGAACAAGCAGTCAGCATGTCTTCTGTTGCTCAAATATTCAAGGTTCATAGTGAAGCGTTTTTCAGAGAGAATGGG AGTTGTGCCTTGAGGGATTTGTCCTCAATGAGGCGACTAGTTGTTGCAACTGGAGGTGCTGCTGTTATTAGGACAATTAACTG GAATTACATGAAGAAAGGTCTATCTGTTTGGTTGGATGTACCTTTGGATGCCCTCGCGAAGCGCATTGCTCGAGTAGGGACTGCTTCTCGTCCTCTTTTAGACCAGCCATGCGATGATCGATACACAGCG GCTTTCTCAAAACTAAGTATGCTTGCGGAGCAAAGAGGTGATGCTT ATCACACTGCATTTATCTGTGCAGAGATTGCAGCTAAGCAGGGCCACGGTGATGTTTCTATGCTAACACCGACCAATATCGCTATTGAG GCGCTACTCAAGATTGGGAGCTTCGTCACTGAAGATCCCACAACCAATGACCTTGCTGGCAACTTACAAGCTGATTCTCAGAGTCGCAGGATAAAGGCCTTGTAG
- the LOC136520699 gene encoding transcription termination factor MTEF1, chloroplastic-like, translating into MSMLLVQKQHLPLSVRPRTTVTLLSLRHQCRLPTTRFSAADSASRAAPFAVEDYLVATCHLTPVQALKASKVLSHLKSPSRPDAVLAFLSDLGLSEADIAAAIAYDPKLLCSEVERTLAPRLVELRDLGLSPSQIARLVLVDPARFRRPSVVSKLQYYVPLFGSFENLLHALRSNAYLLSSDLERVVKPNVAFLMECGLDACDIAKLSIPVPRLITTNPERVRTMVERAEAVGVSRGTGMFRHALLAVAFLSEEKIKAKVEFLKTTFRWSDAEVGVAVSKLPLVLKHSTDRLRRMSEFLITKVGLEPEYIAHRPALLTYSLERRLMPRHYVVNYLKENGLLEQDRSYYTAVQVSENVFMEKFIRPYKEAAPSLALDYAAACRGEAPTTLRLHEPSTDLASV; encoded by the coding sequence ATGTCCATGCTCCTTGTCCAGAAACAACACCTCCCTCTCTCCGTCCGTCCCCGCACGACCGTCACTCTCCTCTCGTTGCGCCACCAATGCCGTCTCCCCACGACTCGATTCTCCGCCGCCGACTCGGCTAGCCGCGCTGCCCCCTTCGCCGTCGAGGACTACCTCGTCGCCACATGCCACCTAACCCCTGTGCAGGCGCTCAAGGCCTCCAAGGTGCTCTCGCACCTCAAGTCTCCCTCCAGGCCCGACGCCGTGCTCGCCTTCCTCTCGGACCTCGGTCTTTCCGAGGCCGacatcgccgccgccatcgcctatGACCCCAAGCTTCTCTGCTCCGAGGTCGAGCGGACGCTGGCCCCGCGTCTCGTGGAGCTCCGGGACCTCGGCCTCTCTCCGTCCCAGATCGCCCGCCTCGTCCTCGTCGACCCCGCGCGCTTCCGCCGCCCCTCCGTCGTCTCCAAGCTGCAGTATTACGTCCCCCTCTTCGGTTCCTTCGAGAACCTCCTCCATGCTCTCAGGAGCAACGCCTACCTCCTCAGCTCCGACCTCGAGCGCGTGGTTAAGCCCAACGTCGCGTTCCTGATGGAGTGCGGGCTAGATGCTTGTGATATTGCCAAGCTGTCCATACCCGTCCCTAGGCTGATCACCACCAACCCAGAACGCGTCCGGACAATGGTGGAGCGAGCTGAAGCTGTCGGTGTGTCTCGTGGCACTGGGATGTTTAGGCACGCACTGCTGGCTGTCGCGTTCCTCAGCGAGGAAAAGATCAAAGCTAAGGTGGAGTTTTTGAAGACAACGTTTCGGTGGTCGGATGCTGAGGTGGGCGTTGCGGTTTCCAAGCTGCCATTGGTGCTCAAGCACTCCACGGACAGGCTGCGCCGCATGTCAGAGTTCCTGATCACAAAGGTTGGGTTGGAGCCAGAGTACATTGCTCACAGGCCTGCTCTGCTTACATATAGCTTGGAACGCCGCCTCATGCCCCGGCACTATGTTGTGAATTACCTGAAGGAAAATGGATTATTGGAGCAGGACCGGAGCTACTACACCGCTGTCCAGGTGAGTGAGAATGTCTTCATGGAGAAGTTCATACGCCCTTACAAGGAAGCTGCACCAAGCCTCGCCCTAGATTATGCTGCTGCTTGCAGAGGAGAGGCGCCCACTACCCTCAGATTGCATGAACCCAGCACCGACTTGGCAAGTGTTTAA